A window of Tautonia plasticadhaerens contains these coding sequences:
- the tpx gene encoding thiol peroxidase translates to MADIRKGEVTMKGNPVDLVGPRLKPGNAAPGFSCATKGDAGLALVSLADTGGKARLFSVVPSLDTPVCNTQTRTLSKTLGELGDKVAAYTISMDLPFAMARFCAEAEVANMTNLSDLHDHSFGEHYGVLMHGLPVPLLARALFVVDPGGSIVHAEYVKEIASEPDYVPAIEALKKAAGA, encoded by the coding sequence ATGGCCGACATCCGCAAGGGCGAGGTGACGATGAAGGGGAACCCGGTCGACCTGGTCGGGCCCCGACTGAAGCCGGGGAATGCCGCTCCGGGGTTCTCCTGCGCGACCAAGGGGGACGCGGGGCTCGCCCTCGTCTCGCTCGCCGACACCGGCGGCAAGGCCCGGCTGTTCAGCGTCGTGCCCTCGCTGGACACTCCGGTTTGTAACACGCAGACCCGGACTCTGTCGAAGACCCTGGGCGAGTTGGGGGACAAGGTCGCCGCCTACACGATCAGCATGGATCTCCCCTTCGCGATGGCCCGGTTCTGTGCCGAGGCCGAGGTCGCGAACATGACCAACCTCTCTGACCTGCACGACCACAGCTTCGGCGAGCACTACGGGGTGCTGATGCACGGCCTGCCGGTGCCGCTGCTGGCCCGGGCCCTGTTCGTGGTCGACCCGGGCGGGTCGATCGTGCACGCGGAGTACGTGAAGGAAATCGCGTCCGAGCCGGACTACGTCCCGGCGATCGAGGCGTTGAAGAAGGCGGCCGGGGCCTGA
- a CDS encoding sugar phosphate isomerase/epimerase family protein: MIRFGICNELFEGWGLGRTCAEVKGLGYEGIELAPFTLAELITDLGKDRRAEIRRTIADAGLETIGLHWLLARTEGFHLTSPDPTVRQATQDYLKALIEATRDLGGSLMVFGSPKQRDIAPDVSREDGEQFAAEVLAAVTDDLEAYGVDLCMEPLSTAETNFLTSIEETRGLIERVGHPRVTLHLDVKAMSGDPGGSVEGLIRAHGGVAGHFHANDPNLRGPGMGDLDFGPIMKALVASGYQNWVSVEVFDFSPGAEETARQSIACLKRSLAEALA; encoded by the coding sequence ATGATCCGATTCGGCATCTGCAACGAGCTGTTCGAGGGCTGGGGCCTGGGCCGGACCTGCGCGGAGGTCAAGGGGCTCGGGTATGAGGGGATCGAACTGGCCCCCTTCACGCTGGCGGAGCTCATCACCGACCTGGGAAAGGACCGCCGGGCGGAGATCCGGCGGACGATCGCCGACGCGGGGCTGGAGACCATCGGCCTGCACTGGCTGCTGGCCAGGACGGAGGGATTCCACCTCACGAGCCCGGACCCGACGGTCCGGCAGGCGACGCAGGACTATCTGAAGGCGCTGATCGAGGCGACGAGGGACCTGGGAGGGTCGCTGATGGTCTTCGGCTCTCCGAAGCAGCGTGACATCGCCCCGGACGTCTCCCGGGAGGACGGGGAACAATTCGCCGCCGAGGTGCTCGCCGCCGTGACCGACGACCTGGAGGCCTACGGGGTCGACCTCTGCATGGAGCCGCTCTCGACCGCCGAGACCAACTTCCTGACGAGCATCGAGGAGACGAGGGGGCTGATCGAGCGGGTCGGCCATCCCAGGGTGACGTTGCACCTGGACGTGAAGGCGATGTCCGGCGATCCGGGCGGGAGCGTCGAGGGCCTGATCCGGGCGCACGGGGGCGTCGCGGGGCACTTCCACGCGAACGACCCGAACCTGAGGGGCCCGGGGATGGGCGACCTGGACTTCGGGCCGATCATGAAGGCGCTGGTGGCGTCGGGCTACCAGAACTGGGTGTCGGTGGAGGTCTTCGACTTTTCCCCCGGGGCCGAGGAGACGGCCCGGCAGAGCATCGCCTGCCTGAAGCGGAGCCTGGCCGAGGCCCTGGCCTGA